CGAtgttaaaaaacttaaatcGCCAACAAAGGAACTGTTTCGTAAGAGTTTAACTCTTACAAGACAGTTAACTTCTACATCCTTAACTTCTTTAGCATCATCAAATAAAAGTCGTTCGCCTGATCGAcgattttcattttcttcttcgcCTGTTACTCCACAATCAAATCCGTCTGCTATTTCTCTTCTAATGACACCTCCAGATATACCCGGTTCGCCCTCAACTGCTTCTACAGCACCCACGGAATATGGAGGAGATCCTGATTATATTCCATTACCTCCCGTAATTGTAGAGAAAAAGAAGAGAAGATCAACAGATCCTTTACATGAATTAAAAGcgaaaaaatggaataataaTGAGACAAATGATGATGGTAAAATGTCACGTTCAATGTCTGAAGGTAGTGGAGTGAACTTTTTTTTCGCTTCACCCAACAAAAAGCAACAAATTTCTTCGGAAAATTATCGACCTGTGGAAAATCGTAGAAAATCCTCCTTTTCTATGAAAGGGTTCTTTGGAAAATTAACGGACTTGATTTTGGGAAAATCTTAGTCCAATTATATTCTACATATTCTGTAGAAAATAAcgaacatttttctttttatatatatatatatatatatttttacatagaTTTGTTTTATCAccttttattgcattttttttctttttttttttgtggattatttttatcatttggacaattttttttttttttgatttctaaagaaaagttttgtaaagaaattatttgtcaTATTGTTATTGGACTTATCAACAGCAACAACATTTCATGATTTTTATCCTTTGTAAATAGcccttttttcatttttctgtaccatgttttttcttttcatatatatcatttttttttatatatatttcttctttttttttactgtgtattattaacataaaattgttctttttttataaccttttcttttttttcctttttaaataaataaacttgtgtttttcttttcttttttttatcatttccaaaatcattttttcttttgtaaaaattatttttttttttgttatgaaTTCCTTCTATAGTGAACAGTTCGGAATTTTAACTTgtacaatatatatttcttagcaattttttttttttcaatttattgaCTTTAGCAAAGGTCTTTTGATAAGAAAAGTTATAGATATCTTGAGATACTAGacttattttttcatttggtACATTGAATGTAGTAAAGGAAATgggtttttattttattttactttttactttttttttttttcttgttctttTCCTTCACCTTTTGTCTTTGGTATATTTACGTcttgaaagatttttatttgatttgaataAAAAGTGAAGAATTGTGTCTTTCagaataaagaattattttgcaagtgaaaacaaaaatttattgaatcaaATCGTAtgttaaacttttatttattatataaattttttaatcagaaaaataaataaataaataaataaaataaataaataaaataaataaataataaaaaaaagtaaaaaaaaagtaaacatattaattaaataataactacaattaagagaaaaaataaataaaatacgggttaaagcaaaatttaaataatataaaattataatttattttatataattataacataTTTTGTGCTTTGACCACATAATTCTCGTAGAGAATGTCCATAAAAGATGGGTCagactttatatatattaaagttagtAAGTCGATTAGCTAGTAATAAGAAACTTCAATTTTATTGATGACGCACCTGAATTAATCGTAAGTATTGTTCTGTAAATTCTGATTTAGTCAATATTCTTTTATGGTTGATTCCTTCAAGAGCTGTGAGAGAAGAGATAGAAGCGTCCACCGCTTGTTTTCGTAACAACTGAGGATTTTCCATCCCAAATGAGGCATTTGAAGTTGTAATGTGTTCTTGAATAATTGAAGGTGTATTTATATTTCGACTTTGGAATAATTTGTTGTTAGGTCTAGTGTCATTGACGGATAATGACCTCTGTGGTGGTGTATGTGAGTTAAAAGGATAATTATTTGGAGAAGCAGTAGCTGTATTACTTGGACGAAGCATGTCTAAAAGCATCTTTCCATCTAAAAGGGTATGATTATTACTAGATGTAACGGGTGgattctattataatataggaaaaaaaatggaaattttgtGATATCAGTTATTCATAAATCAATACTTTCAAaactaataacattttttcaaaggttaaatttaagtatatttactACAGGAAGTGGATCAATACTAGATGCTTTTTGGAATAATTCTCCTAATATGTCTTTTTTCGGAGTTTCATATTGTAGAGTATCATGATAAGCAGGAGTTGAACTTCTACTGTTATTAGAAGTGGTAGGTTGGTTAATTTCTGCTTGTTGGAGAAGGTCCCCGATTTGAATTGGCCTTCCATAAAGACTCGAAGATGTTCCTTTGGATGAGGTCGGAGTGTTTGAGGAGTAGTAAGGTGGTTGTAAAGTTAATTGTGGTGGTGTAACAGCAGTTTTTGAAGATTCGCGACATCTAAAtcccaaataaaaaataaataataagttttatatttctttacgtaatcaaaaataataaattaacaatttactTACTCCAACAAAGTTTTTCCTATTCGTTCCCGATCCTTTGTTTCAAATACCCAAATGCCATGGATATTATCTACTATCCAAAGCAATACTCAATTACCATAATCCGGCTACTATTTGTGGGTTCTTCACATAACAAAATATTGGCGAACTTCAAAAAAGTCATCAACGATACCATCGTCTGTAGTAcgatatataatatattcgtCTTTGAATTCTAGCTCCATACCGTCTGTCAATGGTGCCATGAAGTTATCGATACCTAACCGATTCATCACTATAAATCCATACACAGGTTGTACACAtctatttgaataaaataattaatttttttatatcaataaagGTAAAGAAACATAGTCAAAGACATACCTTTTGAACACGAACAATGTTCCCTCTACGCCCTTCTTTGTCTATGAAAACAAAAATACATTACCATAATTACTATGCTTCAAAATACTTCGACGCGCGTCTAATTCATAACGTGTAAAATTCAAGCATACCCAAGCACCTTGGTCAAATTTGTATACAACAACATAACTTGAACTATCAATTATTTCAACAATATTTTGGTCATGGCGACGCAAAACGTTCAAGTTGACAGCTTTCCTTGCAGTCGGATCCATAAAGTGATAAATAACCTTTAAGATGAAAACCAAAAGTTTCAAGTAATTTCATTTTCGAATTGTTTCGATGTTACAAAATTGGATTATCACATGATTAGTCTCACaagccacaaaaaaaaaattttttccacacaggccggaattatgatcaGATTTATTGACGTAAATcaagtataaaaatatttcctaattttttttttgtttcctcCTCTTTGATTTTCCATCCGTTTTTCTAGGTGGGTTGttttacattttaaagaattaatataattagtcacatgaaattattttttttttttggaagttTTTCATTTACTTCTGTTTAAGACAATAAATATAGAATTGAGAATTGTCAAATATTTGGTTAAAGTTTACTATTTCAATCTTATATAACTTCTGattgattgattattattaaatcaatgaaaaaaaattatgtagaataaagtttgaatattttaaaaatttttttcttttctctttaTAGCAAAAATGGTTAATCCTGTTAAGAAAGTCAAGATTGTCAAGAAACGCATTAAGCCTTTTATTAGGCATCAATCAGATCGATACAAATCTgtaaaggtaaattttataaaagattgtttttaaaatttattaaagaatctttattcacgttttttttttaattatgatgaaaataGGAAGCATGGAGAAAACCTAAGGGTATTGACAATCGAGTTCGACGTAGATTTAAAGGTCAATTTCTAATGCCAAAAATTGGCTATGGTTCAAACAAGAAAACTCGCCATTTAATGCCTAatggatttaaaaaatttcttgtatCTAATACTAgagaattagaattattactTATGCATAACAAAACATATGCTGCTGAAATTGCTCATAATGTTAGTTCAAGGAATAGAATTGCGATTATTGATAGGGCTCAGCAATTAAATATTAGAGTTACTAATGCTAAAGCTCGTGTTAGATCTCAGGAAgttgattaaaaattattacacgAGGAGATTAGTGGAATTTCTCtctcaatatatatatatttttgatctttttgaTCTTTgacatttcattttattaacgTGCTTCTTTAAAATCTTCCTTCACCTGACTTTTTCATTGAATCTTGTATACCTTTTTTCAATCAATTGATCCgtgataacaaaaaaattttttattaacaagttacaaaaaaaaatactgcaAAGCATCGCTTTTTTATGATAAGAAAATCggtaaattgtaaaaataataataataaaaatgagtgtaaattttatgcaactttcaaaaattaaaaaatttttttgaactttaGTTTCATGATTGTTTCTGCTAATTGTTTTctatatattactattattgttAACAAATCAATGATGAGCCTCAGAATGGTGCCCATTATGACCATTTTCATGACCATGATGTTCCCAAGGATGCCTTAAACCCTATATAGTTTTAAATGATTAATCATAGTTTCGTTCAACTTTCACGAGatattaatgttttaataaaatgttcaCAAACCAGAACTACGggtaattcttttttaccaCGATATAACATCCCTAAACAGCCCAAAgcagaatattttatttaaaattatatattttaatcgaAAATCCTCAAGTCAAAAAAAGAATGCCTTACAGAATGCCATGCTACCGCCAAACAACTTGGATATAAATACATGTGCTCTTCCGGGCAGAGGAAAACCATGAGGACCTTTAGCACCTgccattataatttattatagtattaaatGAATAACTAGTTTTGAATGCCGAGTTTGTTTTCAAATCTTTGAACTAGATTTGGATGTATCACAAAAGTTCAATTTGATACACGTGTCTAACCActcttatattatatataaaaaaatattcctttattaaatcactactatttttagtaaaaaataataaataaaaaaataatattaaaaatgcgATAATAACAGCAAAAATTTTACACGCGATTTTAGATATATcttgtaattcattttttttttttttttttaaccattatCAAAATGAACTACAAAACTAggataaaatattcttaattcaTAAGAActtctataaaaataacaaggaatataataaagaaatgaatGTAAAAGACTTTTATAGACAAGGGCGGTGGTATCAATAGATGAATTAGGTGATCGGGATAGGCAATAGAGGATATGTGATTGTAAGCAAAATGATGATAGAACACCACGAATTTTCTTCTTTCCCCGTCTAAATTTTTCCTTCCGACCGCCTTTCCGATCAGTATTAATATACTGGAATCTACTACTTATACAATTTTGTTTGGAACCCCAACCCGTTGTCAAATACAAAATACTAAaatctttaaagaaaaaagaaaaaaattcaaataataatatggaaGGATCATGGAGTCAACATATAACACATTTGGCAGACTTGGTTCTTCTTCTGTAATTTTCAATATACTTGAGTTGTCTGTTATTAATAGCACCTCTACGTCGTTGGCGAATAAATGCCACACTGTCGAGAGGGGACATACCAGACTCAATCAATGCAATCGCTACTAGTACAGGAGCACTAAGGGAAAAAAAGATCCAGTAGGGTTATAATGCTGTTTAACcataaaaatttggaaatttatacATTTCTTACCGTCCAAGTCCAGCTACACAATGGCAAGCGATTGCAGGCCTATCATCATCGTCATTGCAACAGAATCGAGTTTGAACAAGATCAAGCCATTCATTTACTATTTGGGATGGTGGAGCATCGCCATCACCAAACACCCAGTCCTAATAACgatttaaattagtaaatcaCTAATGTAAATAggtaaatttaatgaattatatttacatgaaCTTTGATTCCACGAGCTAAAAGAGGATCGGTGTTATAAGTAGGATCGCAAACACGGACAACATCAGTTACGTTGTATCGTTCAAATTCCTAAAAAATGCTCAAGCATTAAGggcaatgaaaataaattaataataactataTTTTTCGTCTTTACCTGCATATACAAGCTTAGGTTATTGTTTGATGGAGCGTCTGCGATCAAGAAACGAAGATGATTGTACTCGATGAGTGTTGGAGGATTAATGGGTGACCGTTGTCCGGCTAAAATTGGGCCGGAACCTCGATTACTTCGCATTGCTGGCATGAGGctgaaaatatttcttttattcttttgtagTTTGGCTTTCTTTGAATGTTAAATCCGAAAATCGAGTGATATGTCTATGTAAATCTTGAATACGACCGAAGGTGATAAGTTGAATGAATCGTACTTCTTTTTCTCTGGATATAAGTAATCGTTCACATATTTCAATGAAGGATGGTAGATAAGCGAATGACTGTTTAACAatctatttattacaaaattaataatttaacaaaatttgttCTTCCTCGAATTCTCTGATTCATAGGAAATACCCAAAAGGAACCCTTATGCTTactatgattttttatattatatatatttatatatcgcTTGTCCAATTCGCCGTAGGCGACTTATAAAATGGGTAAAAACAAAAGCTTTGCACCGgctttgaaaatataaaaaagcttgcaagcaaaaaaaaaaatttttttactagatGCAAATGACTCAcctcaaataaaataataatatattaactcTATACAAGTTCAAgggtaattaaataatctacaGGTTAAAAAAGATGACAACCTAGGCGGGGAAGGAAAAAAACGCGACGACTAAGCAAGCGGCTGGCTCGAACGAAAAAGTTCTCAAAAGCTAGCCAGGGTCAAACATAGCAGTTGCAGAGGAAGCTGCGGGATTTCAACTTGGTGGCACAGATTGGGTAAAGACGAGAAGTTTGATCAGTATAGTTAAAAGGATAAAGAGTATCTATCCTAAATCTATGCTTGACAAATTCCCTAGTAGCTTTAGATTGAGAAGAAAAACTATTAactagataaaaattttaggggaaattcagaaaaaaatctGGTTTGTATTGAAGTAAAAAGAACCcacggaaaaaaaaaattttttttttttgcattaaaaatttttttgtatttacttGTTTGCTCATTTTCATCACGGTCCATCATATTATATGATTGGTGGCGTTTGAGTAAAATCCGCATATGCTATTTTAAAAAGGagttgtttaaaaatattctgatATCACACAACTGGCGTTCTTTACTGTGTTCTCAGCCCAGATTTCACTCATGTAACAACAAATGTTTCCTcaaattaccaaaattatcattCATATCACAAAATGACTGGTTTAGATTTACAGTATCATTAACAATAGTCATAGTGACTACCAAAACAGCCCTATTATTGACCGTTTTATGCCGCTCGCTTTTTACATCAATATGAATATATATGAttgataatcataaaaaatacaatagaattgtgaaatacaattataagataaaaaaaattctttttggaaagatatttaaaaatgatatcaTAGATTTATAGATAAAGTTatagaataaagaataaagaatataaaaatatttatacacTAGCCCATTTACCATTTCCTTTTGGGGTATTTTAAACGTGAActaataattcttaaaatgatgtgtcattttttttgtagtgtttgttaaaaattatataagaacGAGTcaatattatctaaattacTCTTAATCAGGTCAGATGATTAAGTAATCCTTATATAGTAATGTATAATGGTCacacaaattaaattttacgatTGGtctttataagtaaaaaataatacttttcagcaaaaaaaaaaaaaatgtccagaCCGATTGACCTCGTCGTTGTGGGTCTTGGAAACCCAGAACCTGAATACGCTACAACACGTCATAATGGTTGTGTTTCAAGTATTCCTTGAATGTTTGCAAGTTAGTAATACTTATTTTTCAGTTAAGTCGACTAATTAATCGAATCTAACGTTTTTGGTCCACTTGCTTATTTCTTTAGCtggatatatttttattgactATCTGGCAAATGCAATATCACTTGCTCAAGGACAAGCTGCTAGGGATCTTCCTAAATTTTATCGGCGATTAGATCTAtctggtaaattttttattatacgcagttaattttgaattttctattttaggGAATTACttaaagataattaatattcattgATTGATATAGCTGATGTACGGGATACATTGTTTACCTCTACAAATGAAGACGGCTCCATCACAGTATgtgatttgaaaaaaaaaaataatgtaaaaaaagtaTCCTAttctaattgtttttttataaatagaattcGTTCAGAATTATTCTGATAAAACCATTGACGGCCATGAACGAGTCAGGCTATGCCGTGCAAAAAGTTTTACAACATTTTGGAGTTAATGACACTAAAAAACTTATAGTCGCGGCCGATGATTTAAATACTTTACCAGGAACATTAATGATTCAAAGTTTGTGatctaaaatttaatgttatcgAATTGCTTATCGATCgtaattcacaaaatttactttatatctttaatattaaaaggtGGTGGTGATTTGTCAGCCATGAAAGGTCATAAGGGATTAGAAAACATTGTATCAGTAATTGGGACAGAATTTATTAggtataaatcaaaatttgaaaggattttaatataattaataatattaacatttaaaaattctaggTTTAGATTGGGTATTGGTCGGCCAATTTCAAAAACAACAGAAATATCACAATGGGTTTTAACCCCTTTTGAGAAAGGAAATCGTGAAATGGATCTCTTCGGTCATCTCCTTCATTTAACAACTCAAGCTTTATATGATTATAGTATTCATAAAGATTTGAAgagaattaaaaagaaatttgccCATAATCAAAAGTTACCAAATAAATTAACAGAAATGAATAGTTTAGTGTTTCCTGTTGATACTCATGGATTTTAAATTCTTGTCGAATGATACTtgaataaagagaaaaaatttactaatagtATTTGTCAATGTGGAGATTatcaaattgtttattatgaCCATGGTAAACTTGTATTATTCGTTCTGCGCAAAAAGCTAAATTTTAAACGACCTTAAcagttatattttaaagtacttccttttttaacaaattaagtAAACCAATTTTTTCTCCGGCCCAACTCCGATTTATCTTTTGGTGATCTTAATATGTATTTGGTTTGAATTTGTAATACAGAAGTATTTTTTTCTGCGCCTGACGTTGAACAATACTAGAAAAGAACCCTTTTTTCAAAATCATGACTAATATTTTGTCAATAGTTTTTACTTGTAACCGCAGTCTAATAATCCAATTGGATTTGTTGAACTCTATTAGAAAAAGTCCCTAATTGCGAAAAAAAAGGTCACAAAAAGggtattattgatattataagATCTCACTGATCCGACCAAAGATCTGAAATTTGGGGAGTTACTTAGGGTAGATATATATTAGGGTCGGCTTAGAATCTTTTATCTTCCTCCCCTCCCTACGACTCctcacgaattttttttttattgattttatgcttatacttttataatgtaagtaataatttttgtttccaTCCATATCTGAGAACAACCATCCGTTGAGTTGGTAACATTTTTATCACGAAAAATTTGAGAATgattgatacaaaaaaaaaaaaatctggaaaaaaaaaattttttttttatctggaAAAGTGATAGCTGCcgcagtaaataaatttataatttattaagttcatagttttttttaaaagaagctTTAACAACCTCTTAATAGTACTAACTACGAAATAGAACACTACGTTGCACTTACcgtaaaagtaaatattaatcTTTAGTTATTTGTTGTgctcaacattttttataccTTCTGTTTTTCATCTCCAGTAAAATGGGTAAAGAAAAGACTCACGTTAACGTTGTCGTCATTGGTCACGTCGATTCTGGAAAGTCCACAACAACCGGACATCTTATCTACAAATGCGGGGTATGATTATTTGAacgtttttaaaatttccattgatatttaattatttgatcaagaaatttatcatattctaCACGGTAAATTCTTATCGCAGGGTATTGATAAACGTACAATAGAGAAATTTGAGtaagtatttttattcaatCTTTTGGAATTTGTGACGAATCAATccctaaaagaaaaaaatttttttttgtatgatttACTTAATATAGAAAAGAAGCCGCAGAACTTGGAAAAGGTTCATTTAAATATGCTTGGGTTTTGGATAAACTAAAAGCCGAACGTGAACGTGGTATCACCATTGATATCGCTCTCTGGAAGTTCGAGACTCCAAAATATTATGTTACTGTCATTGATGCTCCAGGACATCgtgattttatcaaaaacatGATTACTGGTACCTCTCAGGTAAATGACATTTTTCATATCGATCACTAAGTTTTAAATTGTGTCCATTACATTAACATACATTACCTTTCCCAAACTATAATCAAATTAGGCTGATTGTGCTATTTTGATCATTGCCGCCGGTACTGGTGAATTTGAAGCTGGTATCTCCAAAGACGGTCAAACTCGTGAACATGCTCTTTTGGCATATACTCTTGGTGTAAAACAACTTATTGTCGCCGTAAACAAGATGGACACAACCAATTGGTCGGAAGAACGTTTTAATGAAATTGTCAAAGAAGTATCAGGCTTTATTAAACGTGTTGGATATAATCCAAAGACTGTTGCTTTCGTCCCAATATCCGGCTGGCACGGTGATAACATGTTGGAAGAATCTTCAAATATGACCTGGTTCAAAGGATgggaaaaagaaattaaaggtGGTGCCAAAGTTAAGGGCAAAACGCTTTTGGAAGCCATTGACTCAATTGAACCTCCATCTCGACCTACCGATAAACCCCTTCGTCTTCCACTTCAAGACGTCTACAAGATTGGCGGTATTGGTACCGTGCCAGTAGGTCGTGTTGAAACCGGTATTATTAAGGCCGGTATGGTTGTAACCTTCGCCCCTGTTGGTCTCACCACTGAAGTAAAATCAGTTGAAATGCACCACGAACAATTAGTTGAAGGTGTACCTGGGGACAATGTCGGTTTTAATGTCAAGAACGTATCAGTCAAAGAAATTCGTCGAGGTTACGTCTGCTCCGATTCCAAGAATGACCCAGCCAAGGAAGCTGCTTCCTTCCAAGCTCAAGTTATCGTTCTTAACCATCCTGGTCAAATCGGTGCTGGTTATGCCCCTGTATTGGATTGCCATACCGCTCATATTGCTTGTAAATTCGCTGAATTGCAAGAAAAAATTGATCGTCGTTCCGGCAAAAAACTTGAAGACAATCCCAAATTTGTTAAGTCTGGAGATGCCGCTATCGTTAAAATGATTCCATCCAAACCGATGTGTGTTGAGGCTTTCTCTGATTATCCTCCTTTAGGTCGTTTCGCTGTAAGAGATATGAGACAGACTGTCGCTGTTGGTGTTATCAAggtttgtattaaaaaaaatttaagttatgTTTGCAAAAACATTTCAAAACATtgttaatcaaaatatttcattttatttattaatagtccGTCGAGAAAGTTGATAAGTCAGGAAAGACTACTAAGGCAGCCATTAAAGCATCTAAgaagtaaaataaaagatgaaaaaaaaattcccgcTTCATCTTTAATGACCATTATATGACtcttatattgtaaaaatttccCCAACCAAAAAATCGTAAGGAGTTgttttaaaactaataaaatgggttttcatattaatataaatacaaaaaaaaaacctagtGTAATTATTGCTTATTGACTTGtaacaaacaaaataaaaaaaaagcaatagaataaaagtaattgtgtcaatttattatacttttttcaattgatatctttataaataaataaaatattggttatttaaattttatttgtataatcttGCTCAAGGTGCTCAAGgttatgattttaaataattatcttaGTAAGTTAGTATATTCGaagaaatgaatttaaagtTTCTGAGCCGTTGATAGCATTTTCTTTAATCTCTTTATGCTCCTCCATCCTTGTTCACATACTGAAAACCAATGTATTCACTCCTTTCACTCCCAtcgtataaaaaaaagctCTGTCAAA
The Rhizophagus irregularis chromosome 19, complete sequence DNA segment above includes these coding regions:
- a CDS encoding 60S ribosomal protein eL32, whose product is MVNPVKKVKIVKKRIKPFIRHQSDRYKSVKEAWRKPKGIDNRVRRRFKGQFLMPKIGYGSNKKTRHLMPNGFKKFLVSNTRELELLLMHNKTYAAEIAHNVSSRNRIAIIDRAQQLNIRVTNAKARVRSQEVD
- a CDS encoding translation elongation factor EF-1 alpha variant 2, which produces MGKEKTHVNVVVIGHVDSGKSTTTGHLIYKCGGIDKRTIEKFEKEAAELGKGSFKYAWVLDKLKAERERGITIDIALWKFETPKYYVTVIDAPGHRDFIKNMITGTSQADCAILIIAAGTGEFEAGISKDGQTREHALLAYTLGVKQLIVAVNKMDTTNWSEERFNEIVKEVSGFIKRVGYNPKTVAFVPISGWHGDNMLEESSNMTWFKGWEKEIKGGAKVKGKTLLEAIDSIEPPSRPTDKPLRLPLQDVYKIGGIGTVPVGRVETGIIKAGMVVTFAPVGLTTEVKSVEMHHEQLVEGVPGDNVGFNVKNVSVKEIRRGYVCSDSKNDPAKEAASFQAQVIVLNHPGQIGAGYAPVLDCHTAHIACKFAELQEKIDRRSGKKLEDNPKFVKSGDAAIVKMIPSKPMCVEAFSDYPPLGRFAVRDMRQTVAVGVIKSVEKVDKSGKTTKAAIKASKK